The Deinococcus metallilatus genome segment TGGCAGCCATCACCGGACAGCAGTTCCTTGACCGCCTGCGGCAAAATCCGCCCACCCTCTACATCGAGGGGCAGCGGGTGGAAGACCCCACCACGCACCCCGCGACGCGCAACATGGCGCACTCGCTGGCGGGGCTGTACGACCTCCAGAATCAGCCAGAGTTGCGCGAGAAGCTCACCTATGAGGAGAACGGCCAGCGGTACCCGATGAGCCTGCTGGTACCGCGCAGCAAGGAAGATTTGGCGAGGATCGGGGAGGCCCACCGCCTCCGCGCGGACTACTCGCTGGGCTTCCTGGGCCGCGCGCCCGACTACATGAACGCAAACGTGATGGCAGCGGGGGCGGGGGCCGAGTATTTCAACCGGTGCAGCGCGAGCGTGCCGGGCAGCGAGAAACGCGACTTTGCCGCGAACATGCGCCGCTATTACGAGTTCGTGCGTGACAACGACCTCTGCCTCACGCACGCGCTGACCAATCCGCAGGTGAACCGGGCGAAGCAGGCCAGCGAGATGCCCGACCCCTACATCGCGCTCGGCGTGGTGGAGGAACGCGAGGAGGGCATCATCGTGCGGGGCGCGCGCATGATGGCGACGCTGCCGATTGCGGACGAGATTCTGATCTTCCCCTCCACGGTGCTCAAGGAAAACGCCGACAAGAGCCGCTACGCGATGGGCTTCGCCATCCCCACGAACGCGCCCGGCCTGAGCTTCCAGTGCCGCGAGCCGTTCGACGTGGGCCGCGACGTGGAAGACCACCCCCTCGGCAGCCGCTTCGATGAGCAGGACGCCTTCGTGATCTTCGACGACGTGCTGGTGCCCTGGGAGCGTATCTTCCTGCTGTACGACGTGGAACTGGCGAACAAGGCCTATGCCGCGACCGACGCCGTGCTGCACATGGCCTATCAGGTGGTGAATCTCAAGATCGCCAAGACGGAAGCCTTCCTGGGCACCGCGCAGAGCATCGTGAACGCGATTGGCAGCGGCCAGTTCCAGCACGTGCAGAGCAAGGTTTCCGAGATCATCATCATGCTGGAGATCATGAAGGCGCTGGAGGTGGCGGCTGTGGCGGGGGCAGAACTGAATCCGTACGGCGTGATGACTCCGGCACGCGGTCCCCTCGACGCTGCCCGCAACTACTACCCCGGCATGTACGCCCGCCTGCCCGAGCTGCTGCAACTGCTGGGCGCGTCCGGCATCATCATGATGCCCAGCAAGGCCGACCGCGAGGGACCGCTGGGGCCGCAGATCAGCAAGTACCTGCAAGCCGGGAACGCCAGCGCGGAAGACCGCCTGAAACTCTTCCGCCTCGCTTGGGACATGTCGATGAGTTCTTTTGGCGGTCGCCAAAGCCTCTACGAGAAGTTCTTCTTCGGGGACCCAGTGCGGATGCACTCCGCGCTGTACGAGGTCTACGACAAGCAGCCCGCCGTGGAGCGGATTCAGGCGTTCCTGAAGCGCAGCGAGAAACCGCAGGCAGAAGAGGTGACGGCGTGACCGCGCCTGCCAGACCCGACATCATCCGCATCGCCCACGCGGTCTTCACCGTGGCCGATCTGGAGGCCTCGCGCGACTTCTACGTGAATCTGCTGGGCCTGAACGTGCTGCACGAGACGCCCGGCGCACTCTACCTGCGCGGCGTGGAAGACCGCGAGTGGACGCTGAAGCTGGAGCAGGCACCTGAAGCGGGCGTGCGGCATATCGCCTACCGGGTGCGGACGGATGCCTGCCTGGAAGGCCTGGTGGCCCTGGCCGAGCGCGAGGGCCTCCCCTACCGCTGGGAGGAGGAACTGGACCGGCCCAGAATGCTGCGGATGCAGGACCCCTTCGGCGTACCGGTCGCCTTTTTCCGAGAGAGCAAGACGTACCCCTGGCTGCTCCAGGACTACCACCTGCACCGGGGACCGGGCCTGCAACGGGTGGACCACGTGAATGTGATGACGCCGGACGTGAGCGGCATGATGGACTGGTACGGGCGCGAGCTGGGCTTCCGCACCTCCGAATTCACCGAGGACGAGGCGGGGCGCATCTGGGCCGCGTGGGTGCAGCGCCGGGGCGGCGTCCACGACCTCGCCATGACGAACGGCGCCGGGCCGAGGCTGCACCACTGGGCCTACTGGATGCCCGACGCCATGAGCATCATCCGCACCTGCGACATTCTGGCGGGTGCGCGGCAGCCCGAGCGCATCGAGCGGGGGCCGGGGCGGCACGGCATCTCCAACGCCTTTTTCCTGTATATCCGCGACCCGGACGGCCACCGCATCGAGCTGTACACCAGCGACTACATCACTGTGGACCCCGACTTCCAGCCGATCCGCTGGGCGCTCAACGACCCCCGGCGGCAGACGCTGTGGGGAGCCAAGACGCCCCGGAGCTGGTTCGAGGAAGGTTCGTTGATGGAAGCGTTCGGCGGCGGCTGGGTCAAGCCGGTCGAGGGCGAGTTGAAGGGGATTCCGGCCCATGTCATCTGAGCCGTCAGCGGTGGGCGGTCAGCCGTCAGGGAGGCGGGTCATCCCCGAGGACGCCCTCTCCGGCCTGGCGGCCGAGCTGGACGGGGCGGAGGCGAGCGGGGCGCAGCTTCTCCCCTTCTCCGAGCGGTTCCCGGGAATGACCATCGCGGACGCCTACGCGGTACAGCGGGCCTGGGTCGCCCGCAAGACGGGCGCGGGGCGGCGCGTCCTGGGGCACAAGATCGGCCTGACCTCGCGGGCGATGCAGATGGCCTCGCAGATCGACGAGCCGGACTACGGGGCGCTGCTGGACGACATGTTCTTCGAGCCGAACGGGGATATTCCGCTCTCGCGCTTCGTGGCGCCGAAGGTGGAGGTCGAACTGGCCTTTGTCCTGAGGTCGGACCTACGTGGTCCCAGTGTCACCATCTTCGACGTGCTGCGCGCCACCGAGTACGTGACGCCCGCCGCCGAGATCATCGACGCGCGGATTCAGCGGGTGAGCCAGGAAACCGGCCAGCCCCGCCGCGTGACCGACACCATCAGCGACAACGCCGCGAATGCCGGGGTGATCCTGGGCGGGCAGGCGGTGCACCCGGACGAGGTGGATCTGCGCTGGGCGGCGGCCCTCTGCGTCCGCAACGGCGTGATTGAGGAAACCGGCGTGGCGGCGGGCGTGCTGGGGAACCCGGCGACCGGCATCGCCTGGCTCGCCAACCGTCTCGCCCCGCACGGCGAGGGGCTCAAAGCGGGCGAGATCGTGCTGGCGGGGTCGTTTACCCGTCCGGTGGACATCGCTTCGGGTGATGTGTTCACCTTCGATTACGGCCCGCTGGGCACGTTCTCCTGCCGGTTCGCGGGGGTCGCGCGTGGCCGCTGAGACAGTGCCTCCTGAGAATGGCTTCAAGACAGCCCTCACGCAAGGGGACACCCTCTACGGCTTCTGGCTGGCCCTGGCCGACGCCTACAGCGCGGAGGTCTGCGCTGGAGCAGGCTTCGACTGGCTGCTGATCGATGGCGAACACGCTCCCAATGACGTGCGCTCCACTTTGAGCCAGCTTCAGGCCGTCGCGCCGTACCCCTCGGCCCCGGTGGTCCGACCGCCCGTCGGTGACCCGGTCCTGATCAAGCAGCTCCTCGACATCGGCGCGCGCAACCTGCTGGTTCCGATGGTGGAGACGGCGGCGCAGGCGCGCGAGCTGGTCGCCGCCACCCGCTACCCGCCGCGCGGCATCCGGGGTGTCGGGAGTGCGCTGGCCCGCGCGAGCGGCTTCTCACGGGATGCCGAGTATCTGAAGCACGCGGACGAGGACGTCTGCCTGCTCCTTCAGGTCGAGTCGGCCTCGGCCCTTGCCGCGTTGGACGATATCTCCGGGGTGGAGGGTGTGGACGGCGTGTTCATCGGACCGGCCGACCTCGCCGCCTCCTTCGGGCATCTGGGAAACCCGGGGCACCCGGACGTGCAGGCCGCGATCCAGCAGGCCGCCGCCAGGATTCGTGCGGCGGGCAAGGCGGCGGGCATCCTGGCGACGGACGAGGCGGTGGCGCGGACCTATCTGGAGTGGGGTTATACCTTCGTGGCGGTGGGGGTGGACGTGACGCTGCTGGCCCGTGTGACCACCCAACTCGCCGCGCGGTTCAGGGAGTAACCGGAGTTGCTCGTCACGTGACGAGCAGGGCGGTGAGGGGGCGTAGGGCTTCTTTCACGCCGGACGGTAGCCCAGCGCCCAGGCGACCTGATCGGCGGCGTCGCGCAGGCGGCGGGTGAGCTGTTCCTGTTCGCGCAGGCGGGGGGTCGGCAGGCTGAGGCCCAGCGCCCCCAGCACCTCCCCTTCGGCCCCGATCAGCGGCACGGCCAGACCACTGGTGCCTATGGCCCACTCGTCGCGGGTGAGGGCCAGCCGCGCCGCGCGAATGGCGGCGCCCTCCACCTTCCAGGGCGTCCGGAGGGTGGAGGGCGTGTAGCGGGGCGCATCCCCCGGCAGGTCGAGGCCGTGCAGGGCGTACAGCAGCTTGCCGCTGGCGCTGGCATGGGGTGGCAGGACGAACTGCGTCTCCCCGGCCACTGGGGGACCGTCCCGGCCCTGCACCGAGCGGGCGATACACAGGACCTGACTTCCTTGCAGCACGCACAGGAAGGCCAGCAGGTGTGTGCCACGTGCCAGGGCGTTCATCGCGTCGTGGGCGGGCGCATACCAGGGCACGCTGCCGTAGAGGGCACTGGAGAGCTTCAGCAACCGCCACCCCAGGCGGTAGCGCCCCCGCCCGGCCCGCATCAGCAATCCGCTCGCGGTGAGCGTGGAGAGTTGCTCGTGCAACGTGGAGGTCGGCTGGTCCAGGTGGGCGGCCAGAGCGGAGAGGGTCCATTCGGTGTGGTCGGCATCGAAGGCTTCCAGCACACGCACCGCGCTGTCGACCGTCGCCAGGGTCCGGGGCATAGGTTCAGCCTACGCCTTTTCCGGAATAGGCGGAAAACTGTGTTGTGAGGAGGTCGCCGCCGGGGGACGATGGGGGCACTTCAGAGCCCCTCTCCCCCGAAAGGAACCGACCATGACCCAGTCCCTCACCCCCGAGACGGCCCCCGTGATTCGCGCCCCGCGCGGCCCCCAGCGCACCGCCAAAGGCTGGATTCAGGAAGCCGCCAAGCGCATGTTGATGAACAACCTCGACCCCGAGGTGGCCGAGCACCCTGAAACCCTCGTCGTGTACGGCGGGCGTGGGAAGGCCGCCCGGAACTGGGACGCCTTCCACAAGATCGTGGAGACGCTCGACCGCCTGGAGAACGACGAGACGCTGCTGATCCAGTCGGGCAAACCGGTCGCCGTGCTGAAGACGAACGAGTGGGCGCCGCGCGTCCTGCTCGCCAATTCCAATCTCGTGCCGCACTGGGCGAACTGGGAAACCTTCGACAAGCTGGACCAGGCGGGCCTGATGATGTACGGGCAGATGACCGCCGGGAGCTGGATCTACATCGGCTCGCAGGGCATCGTGCAGGGCACCTACGAAACCTTCGCCAGCGCCGGGAAGAAGCACTTCGGCGGCAGCCTGAAGGGAACGATCACCGTCACGGCGGGCCTGGGCGGCATGGGGGGCGCGCAGCCCCTCGCGGTCAAGCTGGCGGGCGGCGTGAGCATCAACATCGAAGTGGACCCCACCCGCATTCAGAAGCGGCTGGACACCCGTTACCTCGATGAAGTGGCGGACAACCTTCAAGACGCCATTCAGCGGGCCGAGAAGTACAAGGCGGAGGGTGTCGCCCGCTCCATCGGCGTGCTGGGGAACGCCGCCGAACTCGTCCCGCAACTGGTCGAGATGAACTGGACGCCCGACCTCGTCACCGACCAGACCAGCGCGCACGATCCGATGTGGGGCTATATCCCGCCCCTGGCCCCCGACGAGGACGCCGACAAGCTGCGGGCCGAGCAGCCGGAGGTGTACCGCGAGCGGGCCTACGCGGCGATGGCGCAGCACGTCCGGGCCATCCTCGAACTCCAGAAGCGCGGCGCCATCGCCTTCGACTACGGCAACAACCTGCGGCAGCGGGCCTTCGAGGCGGGCGTGGAGAACGCCTTCGACTATCCCGGTTTCGTGCCCGCCTTTATCCGCGACTCCTTCTGCGAGGGCCGGGGGCCGTTCCGCTGGGTGGCGCTCAGCGGCGACCCGGAGGACATCCGCGCGACCGACCAGGCCCTCCTCGACCTCTTCCCCGACGACGAACGCCTGCAATCCTGGCTGACCTACGCCGCCGAGCAGATCGCCTTCCAGGGCCTCCCCGCGCGCATCTGCTGGCTGGGCTACAAGGAACGCGACAAAGCCGCCCTGCTGTTCAACGAGATGGTCGCGGACGGCCGCCTCAAGGCCCCCATCGTGATCGGGCGCGACCACCTCGACGCGGGCAGCGTGGCCAGCCCCTACCGCGAGACGGAGGCGATGAAGGACGGCAGCGACGCTGTGAGCGACTGGGCGCTGCTGAACTTCGGCGTGGGCATCGCCAGCGGCGCGGCCTGGATGAGCTTCCACCACGGCGGCGGCGTGGGCCTGGGCTTCAGCCAGCACGCGGGGCTGGTGGCAGTGGCCGACGGCACCCCGGAAGCGGCCCAGCGCCTCGGCCGTTGCCTGACGAACGACCCGGGGATGGGCGTGATCCGCCACGCGGACGCCGGGTACGAACACGCGCTGGACACGGCCCGTGAACGCGGCATCAACCTGCCCAGCCTGGGCATCCGGGACCACCAGTGAGCCAGCCTGCACATCTCCCCTACTCCGGCATCGCCACCTTCGCCCGCGCGCCCATCGCGCCGCCGGAAGGGGACTGGCGGGCGGACGTGGGGGTGCTGGGGATTCCCTTCGACATCGCCCTGGGCTTCCGGCCCGGTGCCCGGTATGCGCCCCGCGCGCTGCGGGAAGCCAGCCTGCGCTACGTTCCCCCCTTCACCGACCTGTCGGGGCGGACGCGGCTGGAGGGCGTGACCTTCGCGGACGCCGGGGACGTGGTGCTGCCCAGCCTGGAACCCGAACTGGCCCGCGAACGCATGACCGCCGCCGCCCGGCATCTGCGCGAACGCTGCCGCGTGCCGGTGTTCCTGGGCGGCGACCACAGCGTGAGTTTCCCGCTGCTGCGCGCCTTTGCGGACGTGCCCGACCTGCATGTGGTGCAACTGGACGCGCACCTGGACTTCACCGACGAGCGGAACGGCACGCGCTTCAGCAACTCCAGCCCTTTCCGGCGGGCGGTGGAGGCGTTGCCCAACCTCGTCCACATCACCACGGTCGGCTTGCGCGGCCTGCGCTTCGACCCGGAGGCGGTGCGGGCGGCCCGGGAGCGCGGTCATACCCTGATCCCCATGCCGGAGGTGACCGCAGACCTGGCTGGCGTTCTGGAAGCACTGCCCAGCGGGAAGAACGTGTACCTCAGCGTGGACGCGGACGCCTTCGACCCGGCCGTGCTGCCCGGGACCAGCAGCCCCGAACCGGACGGGCTGACGTACGCCCAGGCGATGGCCTTGATCCGCGCAGCGGCGCGGCGCAATACGGTCGTCGGCCTCGACCTCGTGGAACTCGCGCCGAACCTCGACCCGAGCGGCCGCAGCGCCTTGATCGGCGCGCGACTGGTCATGGAGACACTGTGCGAGGTCTTCCATGCCTGAGACGCTCTTCACCGGCATCGCGCAACTCATGACGCCCGCCCCCGGCCCCCAGCGCGGCGCGGCGATGCGTGAGCTGACGCTGCTGAAGGACGCGGCGCTGCTCGTCCGTGACGGGGTGATCGCCTGGGTGGGGCCGGGTCAGGACGCGCCACAAACGCCGCGCACCCAGGACCTGGGCGGGGTGGCGGTCGTCCCCGGCCTGATCGACCCGCACACCCACGCGGTCTGGGCCGGGGACCGCCTCGCGGACTTCGAGGCGCGGGTGGAAGGCGTGCCCTACGAGGAGATGCTGGCGCGTGGGGGCGGCATCCGCTCCACCATGCGGGCCACGGCGGCCGCCTCCGTCGAGGAACTGGTGAACCTCGCCCGGCCCCGCCTGGAGGCACTCCTCCAGTCCGGCGCGACCACCATCGAGGTCAAGAGCGGGTACGGCCTGGACTTCGAGGCCGAGGTGCGGATGCTGCGGGCCGTGCGTGAGTTGCAGTCTCTCCTGCCCGCGACGATACGCCCGACCCTGCTGATCCACGTCCCGCCCACCACCGGGCGTGCGGAGTACGTCCAGGCCGTCTGCACCGACCTCATTCCCCGGGCGGCCCGCGAGGAGTTGGCGGTCGCGGTGGACGTGTTCTGCGAGCGCGAGGCCTTCAGCGTGGAGGAAACCCGGGCCATCGTCGCCGCGGCCCGGGCACACGGCCTGCGCGTGAAGCTGCACGCCGACCAGTTCCACGCCCTGGGCGGCACGGAACTGGCCTGCCATCTGGAGGCGCTCAGCGTGGACCACCTCGAAGCCAGTGGCAAGGCGCAGATCGCCGCCCTGGCCGCATCAGACACGGTGGCAACGGTGCTTCCCGGCGTGACGCTGCACCTGGGGCTCCCCGCCGCCCCCGCCCGCCTTCTGGTGGACGCGGGCGCGTGCGTAGCGCTGGGCACCGACCTGAATCCGGGAAGCTCTCCCCTGTTCAGCGCCCAACTCGCGCTGGCCCTCGCCGTGCGTCTGAACGGCCTGACGCCCGCCGAGGCGCTGACCGCCAGCACGGTCAACGCCGCCGCCGCGCTGGGCCTGCGCGACCGGGGAGCGCTCGCCGCGGGCCAGCGGGCGGACTTTCTCGCGCTGCACTCACCCGACTGGCGCGACCTCACCTATACCCTCGGCCTGAACCCCGTCCGCGACGTGTTCGTGGGCGGGCAGAACCTCAAGGAGAATGCACCGTGATTCTGGACCGGCAACTGACGCTTGACGACTTTATTCGCGTGGTGCGCGGCGGCGAGCCGGTGGAGCTTTCGGAGGCGGCGCGGGAACGCATCCTGACCGCGCGGGCGGTCGTCGAGAGGATCGTGGACGGCCCCGAGGCGGTGTACGGCGTGAACACCGGCTTCGGCAAGTTCGCCTCCGTCCGCATCGCCCGTGACGAACTCGCGCGGCTCCAGCACAACCTGATCGTCTCGCACGCCATCGGGGTGGGCGAGCCTCTCCCGGCCGAGGTGGTGCGCGGCATGTTGCTGCTGCGCGCGCAGTCGCTGGCGCTGGGGCACTCCGGCGTGCGGCCCGAGGTGGTGGAACTGCTGCTGGCGCTGCTGAATGCCGGGGCGCATCCGGTCGTGCCCGCGCAGGGCAGCGTGGGCGCCTCGGGGGACCTCGCGCCGCTCGCCCACCTCGCGCTGGCGCTGATCGGGCTGGGTGAGATCGAGTCCGGGGGCGAGGTGCGGCCCGCCGGGGAGGTGCTGGCCGAACTGAACCTCCAGCCCCTCACCCTGGAGGCAAAGGAAGGCCTGGCGCTGATCAACGGCACGCAACTGATGGGCAGCCTGCTGGCCCTCTGCCTGCACGACGCCCGCACGCTGCTGCACACGGCGAACCTGGCCGCCGCCATGACCGTCGAGGCCCTCTCGGGCAGCCACCGGCCCTTCGCGGAGGGCGTGGTGCACCTGCGGCCCCATCCCGGGGCGGTCGAGGTGGCCGCCGAGCTGCGGCACTTCCTGCGCGACTCCGCGATTGCCCCCGCCCACGCCAACTGCGGCAAGGTGCAGGACGCCTACAGCCTGCGCGCGGTGCCGCAGGTCCACGGCGCGACGCTGGACGCGCTGATGCAGGCCGGGCGGGTGCTGAACGTCGAATTTGCCAGCGTGACCGACAACCCGCTGATCTTCCCGGACACCGGCGAGGTGATCTCCGGCGGGAACTTTCACGGGCAACCGCTGGCCCTCACGGCGGACGCGCTGAAGGTCGCCGTGGCGGAACTCGCCAATATCAGCGAGCGGCGCACCGAGCAACTGCTGAACCCGGCGCTGTCCGGCCTGCCGGGTTTCCTGGCGCGCGAGGGGGGCCTGAACAGCGGGTACATGATCGCGCAGTACACCGCCGCCGCCCTCGTCAGCGAGAACAAGGTGCTGGCCCACCCCGCCAGCGTGGATTCCATCCCCACCAGCGCCAATCAGGAAGACCACGTCAGCATGGGCGCGCACGGGGCCAGGCAACTCCGCCAGATCCTCGGCAACGCGCAGAACGTCCTGAGCATCGAGTTGATGTGCGCTGCGCAGGCCCTCGACTTCCAGCCGTTGCGGGCGGGCCGGGGCGTCCAGGCGGCCTACGAGGGTATCCGCCAGATCGTCCCCCCGCTCGACCGTGACCGCTACTACCGCCCCGATCTGCTGGCGCTGCGGGGAGCGGTGGTGAGCGGTGATCTGCTGAGGCTGGCGCGGGACGCCTGAAGGGAACGGCAGAGGGCGAGGCAGGCCGGTGCTGGCTGCCTCGCCCTCTGCTCGTCACGTGACGAGCAACCCCGGGGTGGCGCGTCAGTGGTCCTGTTCCCCGCCCTTCTCGCTTCCGGGCGCGGCTTCCGGCGCGGGCTTCCAGCGGCCCGCCTGCCGGACGCTCTGGGTGAGCAGGTACTCCATCTGGGCGTTCACGCTGCGGAGTTCATCGGCGGCCCAGCGTTCCAGGGCGGCGTACAGTTCGGGGCTGATCCGCAGCGGGTAATTCTTGCGGGGCACGGTCCCTCACCCGGCCTTGCGGGCAGGCACCCGCTTCCCGCAGGGGCGCCTACCGGTCTGGGCACTCAATACAGGCTCCCGGCGTTCAGGACCGGCTGCGTCCCGCGCTCGCTGGTCAGCACGACGAGGAGGTTGCTGACCATCTGCGCCTTGCGTTCCTCGTCGAGCTGCACGATGTCCTGCTCGGAGAGCTGCGTGAGGGCCATCTCGACCATGCCGACCGCGCCCTGCACGATCTGCTGGCGGGCGGCGATGATCGCGCTGGCCTGCTGGCGTTGCAGCATCGCCCCGGCGATCTCCGGCGCGTAGGCGAGGTGTGAGAGGCGGGCTTCCAGCACCTCCACGCCCGCGTGCCGCAGCCGGGTGTCCAGTTCGCGGCCCAGCGCCTCCGCGACCTCGTCGGGATTGCCGCGCAGGGAGAGGCCGCGCCCGTCGTACTCGTCGTAGGGGTACTGCGCGGCGAGGTGGCGCAGGGCCGTCTCGGCCTGGATTTCGACGAACTCCTCGTAATCCTCGACATCGAACACGGCGCGGGCGCTGTCGACCACGCGCCACACGATCACGGCGGCGATCTCGATGGGGTTACCCATCTGGTCGTTCACCTTCAGCCGCTCGGAATTGAAGTTGCGGATACGCAGCGAGACGTTGCGGCGCACGGTAAAGGGGTTGGTCCAGTAGAACCCGTTGCGCCGCTCGGTCCCCACGTACCGCCCGAACAGAGTCAGGACCTTGGCCTGGTTGGGTTGCACGATGAAGAACCCCAGCAGGGCCAGGAAGGCCAGCAGCCCCAGCAGAATGCCCAGCACCGGGCTGAGGCCGCTCACCAGCACCCAGACCGCCGCGGCGACGAGCACCAGCCACAGCAGCACTGCGGGGACGCCGGGCAGCCCGAAGGCCCGCCGTTCCACGCTGGCCACCCCACTGCGCGGCGAGACGCCTCCTTCGGGACCGACGGACGCGGGCGCTTTCTCCAGTTCGTTCATACCAACCTCCAATCAAAGTGATATCACATTGACAACAGGTCGGGGAGGACTCGGGGAGTGCGGTCTTGGGCGGTTCCGTTTGAACGCCTGCCCACACTCTAAAGTGCGCGCATGATCGTCGCTTTCGTGAACCCGGCGGGGGTGCTGACGCCCGCTGGCCCGGCAGAGGACCTGCACCCCGCCCAGGTGGCCCTCGCCGCGCTGCTGGCTTCTGCCGAACTGATTCCCGTGACCGCGCTGGACGAGGAGGAGCTGCTGGAGGTGCCCGCCGCCTTCACCTCCTGGCAGGTGCTGCGGCACGGCGCCGTCATCCTGAACCCGGACGGCGAGGAGGACCCGGCCTGGCACCGGCTGGTCCGGGAAACCCTGCGCGAGCGTGAGCAGGCCCTCCGGCTGGCCTTCCAGGCCGCCCAGCATATCGGCTGGCTCGGACAACTGGGCACCGAGGCCGAGCTGCACGAGCGGCAGGGCCTCCCCCTGCTGGTCACCCTGCATCACCCCCACGGCGTCCAGTACGCGCTGGACGCGGCCGCCCGCGAGTGGCGCACCTGGCTGGAGGAAGGTCCCTTCCGGGGCGAACTGCGGCTGATCGAGGGCCAGGACCGCCTTACCCTGCTGCCGCGCGAGGTCAATCCGGAGAGCGCCGTGAATTACGTCCTGAGCCAGCTTGAAGGGACCGCCCTGCTGACCCTGGGCGTGAGCGCCTGGGCCTCGGACGCCGCCTTTCTCGCCCTGTGCGACTACGCCGTGACACCAGGCGAGGGGCCGGTCCTGCGCGCCGCCCTGACCACCCTGGACCGCGCCGAAGAGGAAGAGGCGGAGTGACAGCGGCCCTGAGTCTCCCCGGGAGGTCCGGGTCAACGCGGGTCGGGTTGCGAACGCTGTACGCGAACGTGTACCTGCTGGACACGCCCGCTGGGCGGCTGCTGGTGGACGCCGGGGCCTTGCCTTACGCCGCCCACTTCGCGCGACTGGTGCGAGGCTTTCAGCCGGACGCGCTGCTCCTGACCCATCATCACGTTGACCACGCGGGCGGGGCGTTCGTCGCCGCGCGGCTGGGCGTGCCAGTCCTCGCGCATCCGCTGGAGCATCCGTTCCTGACTGGTGAGGACCACCGCCTCCCCTACCCGGCGGGTCAGCCGCGACTGGGAGAAATGATCTCCCGCCTGCACCCCAAGGTTTCCCCAGGTGGCCTCCACGCAATCCACCCGGGCGAGCAGGTCCACGGCTGGGAGGTCGTTCCTCTCCCCGGCCACACGTCCGGGCAGGTCGGGCTGCTGCGGGACGGCGTGCTGATCGCCGGGGACGCGCTGGTCGGCGGACGGGAGGGGGCCCACCTCCCCCGCGCGGCTTATAACGAGGACCAGGCGGCAGCCGTCCAGACCTTACAGGCCCTGGCTGGCCTGGACCTGCGGGCGGTTTTGCCCGGACACGGGGGACCACTGACCCCTGAACAGGTCCGGCGCAGGGCACGGCGCAACCCGTCTACACCGTGACAAAAGCTTGCTCGTCACGTGACGAGCAAGCCCGCTCAGGCCGGACCGAGCAAGTCCCCGATCTGTTGCAGCAGCCGTTCCACCTTGCGGCGGCGGGCGGCGTCCAGTCCGGCCAGCGTCCGGCGGTCGGTCAGGCGGCGGGCGACTGCTTGCAGGGGATCGCTGCTCACCGGGCGCGGGGGAGTCACCTGTTCCCGCAGCATCTGCACGGTGGCACCCTCGGCGGCAGCCTGGAGCAGCCGGGCGCGTTCCCCTTCATCCGAAACTCGCCCGATGATCAGCGCCTTGCGATAGTCCAGACCGGAACGGACGGCCGCCTGCACGTCCTCCGGCAGATTCAGCACCGCTGCCCGGTTCTTCACGAAACTGCGCCACGTCTCGCGGCCCAGCGCGCCAAACATGGCATCCAGACGGGCGACCGCCTCCGGGTCCTCCTCGGGGTGACGGTCCAGCGCAAACAGGCGGGCGACGGCTTCCCCGGCCGGGACGCCCAGGGTCGAGGCGGCAACCTGGAGGCGGGCGCGCACCTCCTCCACGACGTTCAGGTCCTCACGTTGCAGATTCTCGACCGCAGCGGCGAGTTGCGCCTGCGCGTTGGTCAGGTCGCGCAGAAGCACGGGCACCTCGGTCAGACCGGCCAGTTGTGCGGCCCGCCAGCGGCGCTCGCCCGCCACGATCTCATACCGCCCCTTCTCCAGCGGGCGCACCAGCAGCGGCTGGAGGATGCCCTGCTCGCGGATGCTGCGGGCCAGTTCCTCCAGCCCTTCGGGTGCGAAGTGG includes the following:
- the hpaH gene encoding 2-oxo-hept-4-ene-1,7-dioate hydratase; the protein is MSSEPSAVGGQPSGRRVIPEDALSGLAAELDGAEASGAQLLPFSERFPGMTIADAYAVQRAWVARKTGAGRRVLGHKIGLTSRAMQMASQIDEPDYGALLDDMFFEPNGDIPLSRFVAPKVEVELAFVLRSDLRGPSVTIFDVLRATEYVTPAAEIIDARIQRVSQETGQPRRVTDTISDNAANAGVILGGQAVHPDEVDLRWAAALCVRNGVIEETGVAAGVLGNPATGIAWLANRLAPHGEGLKAGEIVLAGSFTRPVDIASGDVFTFDYGPLGTFSCRFAGVARGR
- the hutU gene encoding urocanate hydratase; its protein translation is MTQSLTPETAPVIRAPRGPQRTAKGWIQEAAKRMLMNNLDPEVAEHPETLVVYGGRGKAARNWDAFHKIVETLDRLENDETLLIQSGKPVAVLKTNEWAPRVLLANSNLVPHWANWETFDKLDQAGLMMYGQMTAGSWIYIGSQGIVQGTYETFASAGKKHFGGSLKGTITVTAGLGGMGGAQPLAVKLAGGVSINIEVDPTRIQKRLDTRYLDEVADNLQDAIQRAEKYKAEGVARSIGVLGNAAELVPQLVEMNWTPDLVTDQTSAHDPMWGYIPPLAPDEDADKLRAEQPEVYRERAYAAMAQHVRAILELQKRGAIAFDYGNNLRQRAFEAGVENAFDYPGFVPAFIRDSFCEGRGPFRWVALSGDPEDIRATDQALLDLFPDDERLQSWLTYAAEQIAFQGLPARICWLGYKERDKAALLFNEMVADGRLKAPIVIGRDHLDAGSVASPYRETEAMKDGSDAVSDWALLNFGVGIASGAAWMSFHHGGGVGLGFSQHAGLVAVADGTPEAAQRLGRCLTNDPGMGVIRHADAGYEHALDTARERGINLPSLGIRDHQ
- the hpaD gene encoding 3,4-dihydroxyphenylacetate 2,3-dioxygenase, with amino-acid sequence MTAPARPDIIRIAHAVFTVADLEASRDFYVNLLGLNVLHETPGALYLRGVEDREWTLKLEQAPEAGVRHIAYRVRTDACLEGLVALAEREGLPYRWEEELDRPRMLRMQDPFGVPVAFFRESKTYPWLLQDYHLHRGPGLQRVDHVNVMTPDVSGMMDWYGRELGFRTSEFTEDEAGRIWAAWVQRRGGVHDLAMTNGAGPRLHHWAYWMPDAMSIIRTCDILAGARQPERIERGPGRHGISNAFFLYIRDPDGHRIELYTSDYITVDPDFQPIRWALNDPRRQTLWGAKTPRSWFEEGSLMEAFGGGWVKPVEGELKGIPAHVI
- the hpaI gene encoding 4-hydroxy-2-oxoheptanedioate aldolase, producing MPPENGFKTALTQGDTLYGFWLALADAYSAEVCAGAGFDWLLIDGEHAPNDVRSTLSQLQAVAPYPSAPVVRPPVGDPVLIKQLLDIGARNLLVPMVETAAQARELVAATRYPPRGIRGVGSALARASGFSRDAEYLKHADEDVCLLLQVESASALAALDDISGVEGVDGVFIGPADLAASFGHLGNPGHPDVQAAIQQAAARIRAAGKAAGILATDEAVARTYLEWGYTFVAVGVDVTLLARVTTQLAARFRE
- a CDS encoding IclR family transcriptional regulator, whose amino-acid sequence is MPRTLATVDSAVRVLEAFDADHTEWTLSALAAHLDQPTSTLHEQLSTLTASGLLMRAGRGRYRLGWRLLKLSSALYGSVPWYAPAHDAMNALARGTHLLAFLCVLQGSQVLCIARSVQGRDGPPVAGETQFVLPPHASASGKLLYALHGLDLPGDAPRYTPSTLRTPWKVEGAAIRAARLALTRDEWAIGTSGLAVPLIGAEGEVLGALGLSLPTPRLREQEQLTRRLRDAADQVAWALGYRPA